The Francisella salimarina genome has a segment encoding these proteins:
- a CDS encoding aminotransferase class I/II-fold pyridoxal phosphate-dependent enzyme — translation MIKAKSYIDTSPSVYGRFATLAAEHKALNFTQGAPAFDTPEWLIDRANFHMQHAKNQYSPIPGTIALRNAIITKTKKCYDAEIGIENVAITAGAQEGLFTLISAYIGQGDEVIMFDPVFDTYVGATKLNQGKCVRLKLLADGRIDIPAIANAITNKTKLIILNSPHNPMGTVISEDEFKEIAKIVKNKNLLVISDEVYEHIYAGENFTSAIQIAELRDKLIVLQSLGKTYNVTGWRQGVAIAPAEVIKNILAVKQFATFSAVHPLQLALAEGIIEHPEYYEDLNKLYKKQNQLLRENLEGTRFKVLEWHGSPFQMLDYSDISNEFDEDFASNLIKEYGIGLVPISSLFEKPQNGLLRLCFAKKDDEIIKGAKILAKI, via the coding sequence ATGATTAAAGCTAAGTCTTATATTGATACTTCCCCTTCTGTCTATGGTAGATTCGCAACATTAGCGGCAGAACATAAAGCCCTTAACTTTACTCAGGGAGCTCCTGCATTTGATACTCCTGAGTGGTTAATTGATAGGGCTAACTTTCATATGCAACATGCAAAAAATCAATACTCCCCAATACCAGGTACTATTGCATTGCGTAATGCTATAATAACGAAAACTAAAAAATGCTATGATGCAGAGATAGGTATTGAAAATGTGGCTATTACAGCAGGAGCCCAAGAAGGCTTATTTACTTTAATATCTGCTTATATCGGACAAGGTGATGAAGTTATCATGTTTGATCCAGTTTTTGATACGTATGTTGGAGCTACAAAACTTAATCAAGGTAAATGCGTAAGGCTGAAACTACTAGCAGATGGTAGAATTGATATCCCAGCTATTGCAAATGCAATTACAAATAAAACAAAACTTATTATCTTAAACTCGCCTCATAATCCTATGGGTACTGTGATATCAGAAGATGAATTCAAGGAAATTGCTAAAATAGTTAAAAATAAAAATCTTTTAGTAATTTCTGATGAGGTTTATGAACATATTTACGCAGGTGAAAACTTCACTAGTGCCATACAAATAGCTGAACTTAGAGATAAGCTCATAGTTCTTCAATCCTTAGGCAAAACTTATAATGTTACTGGATGGCGTCAAGGTGTAGCTATTGCTCCAGCTGAAGTTATAAAAAATATCTTAGCGGTAAAGCAATTTGCAACCTTCTCAGCAGTGCATCCATTACAGTTAGCATTAGCAGAAGGTATAATTGAACACCCTGAGTATTATGAAGATCTCAATAAACTGTATAAAAAACAGAATCAGCTTTTAAGAGAAAATCTGGAAGGAACTAGGTTTAAAGTTCTTGAATGGCATGGCTCTCCATTCCAGATGTTAGACTATAGTGATATTAGTAATGAGTTTGATGAAGATTTTGCCTCTAATTTGATCAAAGAATATGGCATTGGCCTAGTTCCAATATCGTCATTATTTGAAAAACCACAAAATGGACTACTAAGACTTTGCTTCGCAAAAAAAGATGATGAGATAATTAAAGGCGCAAAAATTCTTGCAAAGATATAA
- a CDS encoding DUF6056 family protein — protein MKISRTNVIIAILIIAFFFVINYLQPLRADDFGRAYTDALDKGFIIYLRGIASNYIHWTGRISAQALIYLFLSKKYIHLSVFMINMINSICFYLFVLYSYKIVRFKTKVDLFSKDFLIYFFFFIFLFYQTGFIANVIWKTAAVQYFWGITLLAIFYYISVVKNKQNIWFSLFTGFFIGLYNEIFAGVAIILCLAYFLNQKLSQAEIAKNILYFFIACAVGGIILIAAPGNYVRLSTMSAGEHISVLNQLINLVTQIVTRPGDTLVPMLMLLTFLVLIFTNKNITRKASFIYGVAIASSIFVLTPVAKSYDLNQRVLLIYDAVFFIIMMQQFYNHSTSFILKLRLRLNSLSWVFLVLLVMQLVLMVSIYFEIYKFERYRDTLVTYYQQNEISDPILPMIPEFSQITFIDDITSDENAYNNDAYAKFYGFDKVYGKELG, from the coding sequence ATGAAAATTTCACGTACAAATGTAATAATAGCTATTTTGATAATAGCTTTTTTCTTTGTTATAAACTATTTACAGCCTTTAAGAGCCGATGATTTTGGTAGAGCTTATACTGATGCTCTTGATAAGGGCTTTATCATATATCTTCGTGGTATTGCATCAAATTATATTCACTGGACAGGGCGGATATCAGCACAGGCATTAATTTATCTGTTTTTGAGTAAAAAATATATCCATTTATCAGTATTTATGATCAATATGATTAACTCGATATGTTTTTATCTATTTGTGCTATATTCATATAAAATAGTAAGATTTAAAACAAAAGTTGATCTATTTTCGAAAGACTTTTTAATATATTTTTTCTTTTTTATCTTCCTTTTTTATCAAACAGGATTTATTGCTAATGTCATATGGAAAACAGCGGCAGTACAGTATTTTTGGGGTATAACACTTTTAGCTATCTTTTATTACATATCAGTAGTGAAAAATAAGCAGAACATATGGTTTAGTTTATTCACAGGTTTTTTTATTGGTTTATATAATGAGATATTCGCTGGTGTCGCAATTATCTTGTGTTTGGCATACTTTTTAAATCAAAAGCTTTCTCAAGCTGAAATAGCTAAGAATATATTATATTTTTTTATAGCTTGTGCGGTGGGAGGTATAATTCTGATAGCAGCTCCTGGTAACTATGTAAGACTAAGCACAATGTCGGCAGGAGAGCATATTTCTGTATTAAATCAGCTCATAAATTTAGTTACACAAATTGTAACAAGACCTGGGGATACACTTGTGCCTATGTTAATGCTGCTGACATTCTTAGTTCTTATTTTCACAAACAAAAATATCACTAGGAAAGCTTCTTTTATATATGGGGTAGCAATTGCATCCTCAATATTTGTATTAACACCTGTGGCTAAGTCTTATGATTTGAATCAAAGAGTTTTATTAATTTATGATGCAGTATTTTTTATAATAATGATGCAGCAATTTTATAATCATAGTACTAGTTTTATTCTAAAGTTAAGGCTACGATTAAATTCCTTAAGTTGGGTATTTTTAGTATTATTAGTAATGCAACTCGTATTAATGGTAAGTATTTATTTTGAAATATATAAGTTTGAAAGATATAGAGATACTTTAGTTACATATTATCAGCAAAATGAGATCTCTGATCCTATCTTACCAATGATTCCTGAATTTAGTCAAATAACTTTTATAGATGATATCACATCTGATGAAAATGCTTATAATAACGATGCTTATGCTAAGTTTTATGGTTTTGATAAGGTTTATGGAAAAGAATTAGGCTAG
- a CDS encoding acyltransferase family protein, translating into MSNIKYRKDIDGLRAFAVLSVVLFHLNISWIKSGFLGVDIFFVISGYLITAIILRDLQNNSFSIKNFYLRRIRRILPALIAVLIFSTFFAWLILLPQDLIDYAESLVSAIASFSNIYFFVKLDFGYFGQNSQIIPLLHTWSLGVEEQFYMIWPLVLILLFKLRFSAKVKLLATSIILLVISCLIFLSGEFNLYILSSDRWYYFPTHRAFELLFGCCLAIYLNNSATLNNNKLTLNILSVIGALMMIAPIFFINVSFPSIWTVTACIGATIYIYSGANTNHIPIINRILSLKPIVAIGLISYSLYLWHWPIIAYVNYLSINKTVTICIIIFTVSLALATLTYLFVEKPFRHKYKLSFTKSLILLWIMPLILACCFYIASTNNKFGFNSSNLINQNKLTYNYGFNKIDQNNCFLMIQSSSFQSKQLPNKDICSIGSPKAKNTNFLLVGDSHARSEIPMITTWLDNISQKAYVVTQKSTPFLPTFKNVVEYVSVTDRNKAIANLIKSKKYKYVILAGEWSNALYSSSINSIQESIKLVIDNGSIPILILDTPTLNTDVTNLCPLEKNKLPFIFGDNSCKLNIEFVKQQQLVFSNLIEKLKKEFPRLVIIDPKKVLCSDKYCDIEINNIPIYADSNHLNYIGSKLLGKQYLKMHGNPLEFTQKH; encoded by the coding sequence ATGAGCAATATAAAGTATAGAAAAGATATAGATGGATTAAGGGCTTTTGCGGTATTATCCGTAGTTCTATTCCATCTAAATATAAGTTGGATTAAATCTGGCTTTCTTGGTGTAGATATATTTTTTGTAATTTCTGGATATTTAATTACAGCTATAATTCTTAGAGATCTACAAAACAACTCTTTTTCTATCAAAAACTTTTACCTAAGAAGAATTAGAAGAATTCTACCTGCATTAATAGCTGTCTTAATTTTCTCTACTTTTTTTGCATGGCTTATATTACTACCGCAAGATTTAATAGACTACGCCGAATCACTTGTTAGTGCAATAGCATCCTTTTCTAATATCTATTTCTTTGTAAAACTTGATTTTGGTTACTTCGGTCAAAACTCGCAAATAATACCATTACTTCATACATGGTCTTTAGGTGTAGAAGAACAGTTTTATATGATCTGGCCATTAGTCTTAATACTATTATTTAAACTAAGATTTTCAGCAAAAGTAAAACTTCTAGCCACTTCAATAATATTGCTAGTTATATCTTGCTTGATTTTCCTTTCTGGCGAATTTAATTTATATATTCTGAGCTCTGACAGATGGTATTACTTTCCAACTCATAGAGCATTCGAACTTTTATTTGGTTGCTGCTTAGCAATATACCTTAATAATTCAGCTACTTTAAACAATAACAAACTGACTCTTAATATACTCTCTGTAATAGGTGCTTTAATGATGATAGCACCTATATTTTTTATTAATGTGAGTTTCCCAAGTATTTGGACTGTTACTGCATGTATTGGGGCGACTATTTATATATATTCTGGCGCAAATACTAATCATATACCTATTATAAATAGAATACTTTCTCTAAAACCTATTGTGGCTATAGGTCTTATCTCGTATTCTTTATATCTATGGCATTGGCCTATTATTGCTTATGTCAACTATTTAAGTATCAATAAAACTGTCACTATATGTATCATAATTTTTACTGTTAGCTTAGCTCTTGCTACATTAACATATTTATTTGTAGAAAAACCTTTTAGACACAAATATAAGCTTAGCTTTACTAAAAGCCTTATACTACTATGGATAATGCCTCTAATTTTGGCTTGCTGCTTTTATATAGCCTCAACTAATAATAAATTTGGTTTTAATTCGTCAAACCTTATTAATCAAAATAAACTAACATATAACTATGGGTTTAATAAAATCGATCAAAACAATTGTTTCCTTATGATTCAATCTTCTAGCTTTCAGTCAAAACAACTCCCTAATAAGGATATCTGTTCAATAGGAAGTCCTAAAGCTAAAAATACTAATTTTCTGTTGGTAGGTGACTCTCATGCAAGATCTGAAATACCTATGATAACTACTTGGCTTGATAACATAAGCCAGAAAGCTTACGTTGTAACCCAAAAATCTACTCCATTCTTACCGACTTTCAAAAATGTTGTTGAATATGTTTCTGTTACTGATAGAAATAAGGCAATTGCTAATTTGATAAAATCAAAAAAATATAAATATGTTATTCTTGCTGGTGAATGGTCAAATGCACTATACTCTAGTTCGATTAACTCAATACAAGAATCCATTAAATTAGTAATAGATAATGGTAGTATACCTATACTTATTTTAGATACTCCAACACTCAACACAGATGTCACTAATCTTTGTCCATTAGAAAAAAATAAACTACCATTTATTTTCGGAGATAATTCATGCAAATTAAATATCGAATTTGTAAAACAACAACAATTAGTATTTTCTAATCTTATTGAAAAACTTAAAAAAGAATTTCCTAGATTAGTAATTATAGATCCGAAAAAAGTACTCTGTAGTGACAAATACTGTGATATTGAAATAAATAATATCCCCATTTATGCTGATTCAAATCATCTTAACTATATAGGTTCAAAACTATTAGGAAAACAATATTTAAAAATGCATGGTAACCCGCTTGAATTTACCCAAAAACACTAA